The genomic interval AAAGGTTCAAACATTGGTAAATGCAAGTTGCTGGGAATTTTTAGTTTTGATGGACTCAAAAGACGATTTCAAACGAGCAATGAGGGTAAATAATACTCTACATACATTTCTTGTAAATGAAAAAGATGAGATTGTATAACGCAAAGAAATCTCACTGTGTGGTTTTAATGCTGATGAAGTGAAAGCTGATCCGAACGGTTACCAACAACGCGATGATTGTTGTAAAGGGGAAGAGTAATATGGAAGAGAGTAAAAAAAACACATTGGGAAACGGTTTACGAAACGAAAACTCCGGATCAAGTTAGTTGGACGCAACAAATTCCTCAAACCTCACTTGACTTCATTCATTCATTAGAATTGGATAAATCGGCAAATATTATTGATATTGGGGGTGGAGACAGTAAATTGGTAGACTTCTTATTGGATGATGGTTTTGAAAATATTAGAGTCTTGGATATTTCAGCCAATTCACTTGCCTACTCACCAATCTCTTTCAGAATCTTATTCATTTCACGCATTGTCAATCCTGGATATTATCCGATCACCATTTTCGACAATTTTTCAGGTCTATTGTTCAGGAATGAATAAGATTAAAAAGTATATTTGAAGAGAAATCAACATGGACCCTTTATCAGACATCTAAAGTACTATGAAAAAAACAATACTCCTATTTTCTCTTTTGTTTTATTGTTTTCCGACAGAGGCACAGTTGGAATGGTTATCGGTAACTTCCGCACTGCAAAGCACGGAAGAGATTGGTGCAGCCGCTATGGTTGTTGATAATTCCGGAAACACCTATTCTTGCGGTAATTTTTACAGCACTCTGGATTTTGATCCAGGATCTGGAACACATTATCTGACAGCATTTAACAATTTTGATACTTATGTCCGGAAACTGGATTCGGATGGGCACTTGGTTTGGGTTATCGCTTTAGGGGGAACCGAAGAAGAGAACGCATTGGGGCTGGCAATAGATAACAATCAACATATTTTGGTAACCGGTTTTTTTAATGATACGGTTGATTTTGATCCGGGAATAGGTATTTATCAATTAACGTCTCTGTCCTCGACTGGAAATGCATTTGCAGTGAAATTGGATTTGAACGGAAATTTCGAATGGGCAAAATCTTTTCCAAGTACAGGACATTCAAGGGTCAAAACAGCTGTATTCAATGCAAATTCGGAATGTTTTCTAGTAGGGGAGTTCAGTATGGAAGTGGATGTGGACCCAAATGCGGGAACAGCATTAAACACCAGCAATTATGGTGGGGTTTTCATATCAAAATTGGATGCGAATGGTAATTTTATCTGGGGCGGAAGTTTTCCTGGTGAAGGTTGGAATGAATCTTATGGTATCGACGATACTTCTGATGGCGGTTGCGCAATTACAGGATCTTTTGAATATACCACTGATTTCGATCCGGGACCTGGAGTACATCTGGTAAGTCCGAATATCATCAGTCACATTTTTTTAGTGAAGCTGAGCGGTTCTGGAAATCTCGATTGGGTTAAAACGTATGGTTCACAGTACTATCATCAGCCGGGATCAATTGCGGTGTCCGATCAGGGAAACTATTATTTGACAGGAGATTATTCAGATACAACCGATTTTAACCTGACAGGAACGCCTCAGGTATTGATTGGTACTGGTAGAAACACCTTCATTCTTAAATTGGATAGCTCAGGCAATTTTATCTGGGTAAAAGGAGTGGATGGAGATGCGAATTTCCCAGGCAGGATACTTCTCGACTCCGATGAAAATTGCATCATCACCGGATCATTTACCTCTCATGTTTCATTCAATTCGGGAGCAATTACGTTTGATTCACCCTGGAATTCGGATGCATTTGCCTTGAGTTTAAACGCTTCCGGAGGTTTTAATTGGGTGTTCATCATCCCAAGTAGTTCGCTTTCTTCCATTACGGGCATAGGAAAAGACCCGGATGGAAATGTATACGTAGGTGGTACATTCTTCGGAACAACTGATTTCGACCCAGGACCCGGGACTTTGACTATTCCGGCTTCTCCACAAGATCCCAGTGTTTTCATTCTTAAGTTGAACTCAACACTTTCCGTCAAGGATATTTCCACTAAAAATGAATTCGCTATTTTCCCCAATCCGTCAAAAGATATCTTGACAATCTACTCTGCATTTGATCAAACAGAATCCATTGCGATTTACGATCTCACCGGATGCGAGATGAGGTCAAACCAGTATTCAAATACGATCGATGTGTCTGATTTGACTTCGGGAACTTATCTGATCGTGCGCAATTCAAGGAGAGAGGAAGGTCAAATTTTTGTGAAGGAATAAGTCTCCTCCATATCGCCAATTTTAATCTTTTGATCTTTGGTTAACCGAACGTTCATGGGACAAA from Fluviicola taffensis DSM 16823 carries:
- a CDS encoding T9SS type A sorting domain-containing protein, which gives rise to MKKTILLFSLLFYCFPTEAQLEWLSVTSALQSTEEIGAAAMVVDNSGNTYSCGNFYSTLDFDPGSGTHYLTAFNNFDTYVRKLDSDGHLVWVIALGGTEEENALGLAIDNNQHILVTGFFNDTVDFDPGIGIYQLTSLSSTGNAFAVKLDLNGNFEWAKSFPSTGHSRVKTAVFNANSECFLVGEFSMEVDVDPNAGTALNTSNYGGVFISKLDANGNFIWGGSFPGEGWNESYGIDDTSDGGCAITGSFEYTTDFDPGPGVHLVSPNIISHIFLVKLSGSGNLDWVKTYGSQYYHQPGSIAVSDQGNYYLTGDYSDTTDFNLTGTPQVLIGTGRNTFILKLDSSGNFIWVKGVDGDANFPGRILLDSDENCIITGSFTSHVSFNSGAITFDSPWNSDAFALSLNASGGFNWVFIIPSSSLSSITGIGKDPDGNVYVGGTFFGTTDFDPGPGTLTIPASPQDPSVFILKLNSTLSVKDISTKNEFAIFPNPSKDILTIYSAFDQTESIAIYDLTGCEMRSNQYSNTIDVSDLTSGTYLIVRNSRREEGQIFVKE